The Wolbachia endosymbiont (group B) of Gerris lacustris genomic interval GCATTTATATCAGATTTAGAAGATACACCGCTTATTTTAAGTACATCCTCTTCTGCTTCTTGCTGAACAATTTTGATTACATCTTCAATAAGGATTACACCGATAATTTTACCATTCTTATTTACTACTGGGGCTGATAATAGAGAGTAATCTTTAAATATTCTTGCTACTTCTTCTTGGTCCATTCCAGTTTTAATTATTTTTATATCTTGACTCATTATCTCTTTTATTATTGTTTCTCCTGAGTGAGATATTACCTTATTTAAGTTGAAACTACCTATAGGTTCTAATTTCGAGTTAATGATGAAGATTTGGTAAAATGTTTCTGGTATTTTTTTATAATTGCGCAAGAATTCCATTAGCTGATTTATCGTCCAATAATACGGAGCTATAACCATATTTTTATGTATCAACCTTCCTGCACTTTCTTCTGGGTATGATAACAATTCCTCTACTAATTTTTGAGTTGCATTGGGTAAATAGTTAAGTATGTTTTCTATAGACTTTCTATCTAAATCTTTCACTATGGCTACTATGTCTTCTATATCAAGAAGCATTAGTAACTTTGCTGTATTTTCTATTCCCAATATTTCTATGATTTCTACTTGTAAATCTGGTACTACATGTACTAAGGCATCACTTAACAAATGTTGATCGAGGATATTAACTAATTTCTCCCTGTGATCACTGATCGAAGTAGATAAAAAATAAGCTAACTGAACGCTATCTATCGTTTTGACAATATTACGAACACTTTCTAATTCTTGATTATCGAGAGACTCTATTAAATCATCAATAGCCTTTTTGTCTAAACCATAATGAGAACTTGTTTTAATATTCATTACTTTACCTTATTTTTTTAATAAATATACACACTTGATTTTATTGAACATTCAAGTATAATAAAATTATTTTGAATTAACTATTATATGGTTAAATTTCTATTTTGTTTGCTGTTATTGTTAGTAATAGTAAATATATTAAAATCTAAAGTATAATGAAAACTTATTCAGAAATTTTCGAATACTTTCAAGGCTTAAATAAAAGTATTTCTCTTATCAGGAGGTGTCTTTGACATAGAAAAATTAAAGTTGCGTCTTGAAGAGCTGGATTCCCAAGCGTCAAATGATAGTCTGTGGCAAGACAATCAAAAGGCACAAGAAATTTTAAAAGAACGCTCTAAAATTAAGCATGAAATAGAGTCGTTTTCAAAGCTAGAAAGCGATTACAACGATGCTATCAGCTTGATGAAATCTGCTATTGATGAGAATGATGAAGAATTTTTTTCTGAAGTTAAAGGCGAGTTAGTAAAGCTAGAGAAATTAATCAAACTTAAAGAGACAGAATCCTTATTTACTGGTGAAGCAGATAACAATAACTGCTTTTTAGAAATCCACTCAGGAGCTGGTGGAACAGAGAGCAATGATTGGACTGAGATGCTCATGCGCATGTATACAAGATGGGCAGAAATTTATCACAATTTTAAAGTTGAAGTTGTAGAAAAATTAGATGGTGATGCAGTTGGTATAAAATCTACAACAATAAAGATCATCGGAGAAAAAGCTTACGGGTGGGCAAAAAGCGAAAGTGGAGTTCATAGATTGGTTAGAATATCACCATTTGATGCAAATAGTAAACGTCATACCAGTTTTGCAAGTGTAGGAGTAACTCCAGTGATTGAAGATTCAATAGATATTGTTGTGGATGAAAAGGATTTAAAGATCGACACTTACCGTGCTTCTGGAGCAGGTGGTCAGCATGTAAATAAGACTGAAAGCGCGGTACGTATTACGCATATTCCAACAGGCGTTGTAGCTCAATGCCAAAATGGTCGTTCTCAACATAAAAATAAAGATGAAGCACTTAAACTACTTAAAGGACGTTTATATCAAATTGAATTGGAAAAAAAAGAACAGAAAATGGCCGAAGAATATGGCAAGAAATGCGATATAGGTTGGGGCAGTCAGATCAGATCGTATGTTATGCATCCGTATCAAATGGTAAAGGATTTAAGGACTGGACATGAAGTTGGCAATATAAATTCCGTTTTTGATGGCAACATAGATTATTTCATAGTTAGTGTATTGGAGTTAAAATGAGATTTATTAAAAAGCTAAGTTTTATGCTCTGCTAATAAGGGGAAAAGAAAACCAAAACCTATTGAGAAAAATGGAACAATTTTGTGAATATATCTATTATCCAAGTAGCTGATGAAAATGGCAACCCGTTTCTTATGGGCACAAAAATGTAATATGAAGAGAAATCTTCGTACATTAAGTTGTAGTTGCGCAACGTCTACCATTGATGATTATTTTACCTACTGTAACTGCTGCTAAAATAAAGCAGTAATACACTTGTGTTAACAAAGAAATAGGTGAGACAGAAGCAATGCTACCTGCTAGCAGCAGCTGCGAACCATAAGGCAAAATGCCTTTTGTAACACAAGCAAAAATATCTAATAAGTATGCACTACGGTATGGCGGAATATTGTGCTTTTGTGCAAGCCTTTTTGCAATATCTCCACTTAATAAAATAGCAATGGTATTATTAGCAACTAAAACAGTAAACATAGATGCTATGCCCGCTATTACAAATTCAGCTTTAGTTTTTGTGATATTGCTTTCATCGATAAGTTTGTGTAATGCCTTTTGACCCTGCTTTTACATTATATGACTCAATCCGCCAATAAATAGAGCAAATATCACTATCTCGTTTACTTTTTTGAAACCGTCATATATGTCATGAGAGAGTTGAATGATAGTATAGTCAAAAAAAGTCATCCCTAATACACTAGCAACAATTATATTTATAGTTATTGTTACTAAAGTAGTAACTTCAAATAACCCCATGATTATTAAAGAAATATAAGGAATAATCTTTATTACTGATAAATAATCTAAATTTGATGTAGGAATAATTTTTGTACTATCTGCCATAATTGCCAGATAGACAAGCGTTATAATGCTGGCAACAAATGCTACTTTAGAATTCACTTTAAGTTTATCCTTTATCGTGGCCCCCTGTGAAGAAACAGATGCAATAGTAGTATCAGATATCATTGAAAGATTATCACCAAATACGGCACCTCCAACTACAGTTGCAGTTCCTATTTCAAGACCAAAAGCCCCACTTTTTGCTAAGTTAACAGCTATTGGTACCATTAATACAACAACTCCCATAGACGTACCAATTGCAGTTGATATAAAAGCGGAAGCCAAAAATACTCCAGGCAGTAGTAATCTTGCTGGAAGGAAATTGAGAATTAAATCAGCAACAGTATCTGCACTACCAATTGATTGAGTCACCACAGAAAATGCTCCAGAAAATAGAAAAATTAAACACATAGTAAGGGTATTTTTATCACCCATACCCTCAATAACAGTATCGATGTTATGCTGAATTTTACTTGTATTGCGCGCAACAGCAAAAAATAATGCAGGTAGTAGGCAAATTACTGGTGAAACTTGGCGAAGCGGATTATCAATTCCGATAAAGGAAAAGTAGATACCACTTCCAAGGTACAAGATTAAAAAAATAACCAAAGGAATAAAAGCTGTCATTTTGCTGCCTTAAAACTTATAATTGTACCCAATTAAGTGGTTTTAAGCAAGCTTGGTTTTCACAGGTCTTTAGTCTCTAATGTTGCACTTATAGAAAAAATGTATTGACCATTACATCATAATGTATAGAGTTAAGAATAATATTCTATAGTATGAGGTAAAGCTATGGTAATGTCATATGAGCAATGGGAAATAATACTAGGTATAGTTGATCAGAAGGCAGATTTAAGCAAAGATAATGTAATTGAAAAAATAAAAGAGCTACTAAATAAAGCAAGGATACTGGAGAGAAAAGAAGTATTAAGAATGTTAGAAGGGGTATCGCATAAATTAGAAATATCAAACGAGATTCCAATAGTGCAAGAGACACCAGAGCTATTAAAAAAGAGACTAAAAGTGCAACATATACCACAGACATTAGAGAAATCAGAAAAAATACTAAAAGAGCAAGGAGTATCAGATGCACAAAAGATATTAAAGAGAGTACTAAAAAAGTTAGGTGTACAAGAGACATCAGAAAAATCAAAAGCAGTGACGACAGAAGATGTACTGAATGTGCGAAAAATATCAGAGAAAATGCCAGTGATGTTAGATACACAAAAGATACTAGAGGCAATAGAGAAGCTAAAGAAAGCAAGTAAAGATGTGTATCACGAGTGGAAGAAAGCTAGATTTAATGTAAATTATTGGTTTACATTAAATTACGACATACATAGTGGGTATGATCAATACTCATTATTGTGTTTAGCTATGGATTTTAACTTGATGAATGTATTCAATGCTCTGTGTAAAGCAAAAGGAATCAATATTAACGCAAAAGGGCCATTTTTTCAATGGAATATTTTACATTGGGCTGCTGAAAATAGCAATGTAAAAATGGTATCAGAGCTAATAAAAAATGGAGCAAATGTTAATAGTATGGATTCATCTCAACGGACTACTTTATATCAGCCAGCTGCAAATGGCGATATAGAAATAACAAAAATCTTAGTAAAAAATAAGGCAGATGTTAATGCAGAGGATCTAGCGAGATTGACTGCTTTATATGAGGCTGCCGTTCATGGCCATAAAGAAGTAGTAAAGTACTTAATGAAGAATGGAGCAGATGTTAAGAGGAATGGGACGCTTAAACTTACTCCTTTACATCTTGCTGTTGCAAATGTCGATAAAGCAATGGTGGATTGTATAATAGAAAACGATGAGAATATTGGCGAAAATATTGAGACAGTGGATGTATTTGGATGGACTTCTTTATATTGGGCTGCTGCAAAGAATAGTACACCAATATTAGAGATCCTATTACAAGCCATATCACGATGTGGAGCAAGTGTTGATATAGAGGATATGTTAGTGGGGCGAACTCCCTTAGAGCCTGTTCATAATCTTTTGAGGAGCAAGGCAGTAAAAGCTAGAACGACCATTTGTAGTCTAGTATTGAGTTTACGCTCGCAATTTTTCCATAACCGTCTACACTTTTCCAGCCAAGCAAAAGAACGCTCTACAACCCACCTTTTTGGCAATACAACAAAGGTATGTAATTCACTTCGTTTTATTACTTCAACGGTTGCACCAATAGTCGTTTTTATTTGAGTTGCAAAATTTTCTCCTGTATAACCTGCATCAACTAGTATATTTTGAACTTCGGAAAGATTTTTTCTTGCGTTACAAATCATCTCTACAGCAGCAGTACGATCTCCGATATTAGCTGTAGTAATATAAATTGCATGTGGCAAACCTTGCGTATCTACTGCAATATGACGCTTTATTCCTGAAATTTTCTTGCCGGCATCATAACCTTTTTCTTCAGCAATATCGGTGCTTTTTACACTTTGAGCATCAATGATGCAGAAGCTTGTTTTTGTATTCCGACCACTGTTGAAACGAACCTCTCCAACTAATTTTTTTTAAGACAATTTCTAGAACACTTTCTCTATCTTCATTCGGTTTTTTACTCCATCTCTTGAAGTAATCGTAACAATTGCGCCATTTTGGAAACTCTTTTGGTAGCATTCGCCACTGACAGCCACTTTTTAGCACATAAAGTACACCGCAAAATAACTCATATAAATCCAGTTTTCTTGGTTTTGTTTTTTTTCTACAGGATTCTAGATCTGGTAATATAATCTCAAATCTTTCCCGACTTATATCACTTGGGTATACACTCCTCATATATCCTAACTTATATACATTATCTCTTAGTTTATTCCTTTCTTGAGATCATGTACAGGTTCTTACATATTGCTGCTGCGCTTGGTAATTTGGAAGCAGTAAAGCTCTTAATAAACTATGGAGCAGAGATTAACTATCAGGATACATGGGGATGGACTCCTTTTAATCTTGCTGTTGTAGGAAAGCATAGAGAAGTAATTAATTATCTAATAGCCAATGGAGCAAGTATTGAGACGAATGATCCACAGAAAATATTACTTTCTATTCATCCATATAATTATCTAGAAGCAGTATCTACTATAATGGAACTTGAAATATGGAAGGATGTGATAAAATTTATAGGAGCTAATTTTTTACGTTATGTTGCCAGATGCGGTGTTAATTTAATGGTACATACTTTATTAGAAAATGGAGTAAATGCTAATGAAAGTGACGATTTAGGATCAACTGCTTTACATGAAGCTGCCAAGTATAACCATCCGGCAGTAGTAATACCAACTCTCATTATTAATGAACCAAATAAGAAGCATTGCAGAGTTGTTTAGCCGTGGAAGGGGAAAGAGAGGTAATAAATTTACACAAAGCGCTCTCAAGCAGAACAATTGTATCGTAGATTTTATTGCGCAAAATGTTCTGTTTTATATATAACCAAAACCTCTCAACAGGATTGAGGTCAGGTGAGTATGGTGGTAGGTATATAATTTCGATATTTTTAGGTATCTTTAAACTTTTTGACTTATGCCAACTAGCGCAATCCATCACGAGAAAAGCCTTTCGTATTCCTAAATATTGCGACATCTGTTCAAGGAATATATTTATACAAGCAGTGTTGAAGTTTGGTGCAAATAAGCTAAAATTCTCTCCATTTCTGGGATTAACTGCACTATAGAGATAAAAATTTCCCTACCTAATTTTACCTTAACCTGTGTCCTACTGCCTTTTTTAAACCACCCATGTCCAACTTTTGAATGTGTACCAAACCGTGATTCATCGAAGAAAAATAGCTCTTTTTCAGAATGCATGACAATAGTTTCATTGAGGTTTTTTTTTAAACTCCTCTTGCTTATTTTTATCCTGTCCACTATGAACTGGTCTTGGTGTGATATATGAGAATTTCATTCTTTGCATATTACGATGTATTGTGGATTTGCTGATATTCAAACCAAATCTTTCTTGGATTCTTATTCTCATTTCTCTAATAGTAATATTGGGGTTTTCCTCTATCCACACCTCAATTTGTTCAAGTTGACTTTGGTTCAATATAGTTTTTCTACGGCATTGAGGTGGAGAAAATAATTTTTCTTCTCTTCCAAATTTTATGTGCTTTATCCATGTAGTAATTGCCTTTCTCGAAATGCAACATATTTTTGCTACAGCTGTTATACTGTGCTTTTTTGCTGCAATTACAGCATTTAGTTTTTTTGCAACATACGCATTATTTCTTACTTTCTTCAGCATCTCTTTTGCTGATTCCACCACTTTTTCATCCAATAATTTTGATCTTAATGCCATCTAAACCTCGCTATTTTACTTACTCCAGTATGGCTTTTTTTCCATTATTGTCTATTCGTTGCTTGTATAGCGGGAATTGGTATTAGCAGCTCAAATGAGCCTGCACTCGTGCGTAAAGTTTTTGCGTTTCTCCCATTTCTTCGGTTATTTTCTTCACTTTCAGCTGACATGTAGCTTTCTATTTCACCTTCCAGACTTGCCTCTAGCAACCTTTTTATAAACGGTGTTAATGCTCCATCTCTTCCTGTCAATGGTCTTCCTTCTCGTATAGATGACAGGATATTTGTTTCTAATTCTTTATAATCTACCAAACCAGTAGTTCTATTTGCTTGACTCATATCAAACCTCCATTTTTTATATCAATTTATTACTTTTTTTTCGGTTTGACACACTTTTTTGAACGTTCCCGGTAGAGCAAAAGTGGACTACAGCTTTGCCTAATTGGGCATTAACTATGTCTCAGCTTGACATTTTCTTTCCCAACAGACTGAAAATTGAGTTGAACTAAAAATGCGGCTTGACACAGTTTATTTAACACTCCCTTAACTGGGAACGTTCAAAAAAGTGTGTCAAGCCGCATTTTCAATTCAACTCAATTTTTAATCTGCCAGGAAAAAAGATATCAAGTTGAGACATAGTTAAAGCCCAGTTAGGCAAAGCAGTAATCCACTTTTGCTCTACCTTTTTTATAGCACAATATACCTGTTTGTACAAGGCATTTGTACTGGTAAATGAACCTTTAGTTTTAGTAAATTTTCTGATCTGTCTATGCAACCCCTCAATTGGATTGGTGGTGTAAATCATCTTCCTAACTGGCCCAGAATACTTAAAATAACTAGATAAATTTTCCCAATTGTTTTGCCACGATTTTGTAACTAAGGGATATTTTTCACTCCATTTTTCTTCCAGCTCAAGCAAATAATTCTCAGCGATTTCTTTACTTGAAGCACGATATATTTTTTTCAAATCATTCATGAAAACTTTTACATCTTTGCTAGATACATATTTCAGTGAATTCCTTATCTGATGCACTATACATAGCTGTACTTCTGCTTTAGGAAATACACTATTTATAGCTGTAGGAA includes:
- a CDS encoding IS5 family transposase (programmed frameshift), whose translation is MRSVYPSDISRERFEIILPDLESCRKKTKPRKLDLYELFCGVLYVLKSGCQWRMLPKEFPKWRNCYDYFKRWSKKPNEDRESVLEIVLKKLVGEVRFNSGRNTKTSFCIIDAQSVKSTDIAEEKGYDAGKKISGIKRHIAVDTQGLPHAIYITTANIGDRTAAVEMICNARKNLSEVQNILVDAGYTGENFATQIKTTIGATVEVIKRSELHTFVVLPKRWVVERSFAWLEKCRRLWKNCERKLNTRLQMVVLAFTALLLKRL
- the mgtE gene encoding magnesium transporter yields the protein MNIKTSSHYGLDKKAIDDLIESLDNQELESVRNIVKTIDSVQLAYFLSTSISDHREKLVNILDQHLLSDALVHVVPDLQVEIIEILGIENTAKLLMLLDIEDIVAIVKDLDRKSIENILNYLPNATQKLVEELLSYPEESAGRLIHKNMVIAPYYWTINQLMEFLRNYKKIPETFYQIFIINSKLEPIGSFNLNKVISHSGETIIKEIMSQDIKIIKTGMDQEEVARIFKDYSLLSAPVVNKNGKIIGVILIEDVIKIVQQEAEEDVLKISGVSSKSDINAPIHKTIIKRLPWLLFNLLAATICSIVVGFFDNVIESFIVLPIIMPIIASMSGNAGSQTVTLTIRAIATKYLTEQNAKRILMKEFLIGMINGIILSTISLVVLVIRFHNFKVEMIFVVSMIMMSIIATFIGTFIPIMLHRLRSDPAVSSSILTSATTDILSALIFFGLATIFLLNS
- the prfB gene encoding peptide chain release factor 2 (programmed frameshift); the encoded protein is MKTYSEIFEYFQGLNKSISLIRGVFDIEKLKLRLEELDSQASNDSLWQDNQKAQEILKERSKIKHEIESFSKLESDYNDAISLMKSAIDENDEEFFSEVKGELVKLEKLIKLKETESLFTGEADNNNCFLEIHSGAGGTESNDWTEMLMRMYTRWAEIYHNFKVEVVEKLDGDAVGIKSTTIKIIGEKAYGWAKSESGVHRLVRISPFDANSKRHTSFASVGVTPVIEDSIDIVVDEKDLKIDTYRASGAGGQHVNKTESAVRITHIPTGVVAQCQNGRSQHKNKDEALKLLKGRLYQIELEKKEQKMAEEYGKKCDIGWGSQIRSYVMHPYQMVKDLRTGHEVGNINSVFDGNIDYFIVSVLELK
- a CDS encoding ankyrin repeat domain-containing protein; amino-acid sequence: MYRFLHIAAALGNLEAVKLLINYGAEINYQDTWGWTPFNLAVVGKHREVINYLIANGASIETNDPQKILLSIHPYNYLEAVSTIMELEIWKDVIKFIGANFLRYVARCGVNLMVHTLLENGVNANESDDLGSTALHEAAKYNHPAVVIPTLIINEPNKKHCRVV